The nucleotide window ACGCCATGCTCAAGGCCGCCGGTGTCGAGCTGGCCGGCATAGAGAAGATCGGCTCCGGACTGGTGACCGTCATGGTTACCGGTGATGTCGGTGCTGTCAAGGCCGCCACCGAAGCCGGTGCCGCCGCCGCTGGTCGCTTAGGCGAGATTGTTGCCGTCCATGTCATCCCGCGGCCCCACATGGACCTCAGCAGGATATTACCAGCTTAAAGCGGTGAGTAGAAATGATCGACGAGACCACTATCGCCAGCATTGTGGCCGAAGTTTTGAAAAACATCCAGCAGCAGTCGCCCCAGGCGGCAGGAACCACACCGGTAACAGCAGGCGGCGGTGCCGGGCAGGGGCGGCTCAGTCAGGCCGGCTCCAAGACCTCCAGTGGTGACAAAGGCGTATACAGCGATTTAAATGCCGCCATCCATGCTGCCAAGAGAGCACAGCAAGAACTGGTCAAGTTAAGCCTCAAAACCAGGGGCAACATCGTCGCCGCTATCCGCCGGGCGGCCATTGAAAACGTAGAAACAATAGCCCGGCTGGCCCACGAAGAAACCGGCTACGGCCGGATAGAAGATAAGATCCAGAAAAAGCTTTACGCCGCCCGGTTAACTCCCGGCCTCGAAGACTTAAAAACCGAAGCCATCAGCGGCGACAACGGCCTTATCCTAATCGAGCGGACGCCCTTCGGCCTTATCGCCTCCATCGAGCCGGCCACCCATCCCGGCTCTTGCGTTATCAACCACGCCATCAGCATGGTCGCCGCCGGCAACAGCATAATCTTCCTGCCCCATCCCAAGGGCCTCAAGACTGCCCAGTACCTGGTGCGCCTTTTCAACACCGCCATCCAGGAAGCCGGCGGGCCGGAAGATTTATTAGTAGTGGGCGACAGAGTTAGCCTGGAAAACCTGGATCTGGTCTTAAGCCATCCCGATGTTGATCTGGTTGTAGCCACCGGCGGCCCCGAAGTGGTTAACCGGGCTTTAAGGAGCGGCAAGAAAGCCATTGCCGCCGGGCCGGGCAACCCGCCGGTAGTCGTCGACGAAACCGTCAAGGACCTGGCCTACGCTGCCAGGTGTATCGTCGACGGCGCCGCCTTTGACAACACCGTCCTCTGCATAGCCGAGAAGGTCATCATCGCCGTGGCCGCAATAGCCGACGAACTCATCTTCCAACTGCAGAACCACGGCGCCTATCTCGTGCAGGATGAAAGCGATAAAGAAAAACTTATCCGCACCATCCTGCCCGACGGCAAGCGTTTCCATCCCGACCTCATCGGCCGGGACGCCGCCGTTATATTAAAACAAGCCGGCATAAGCGCTCCGGAAAACACAAGGATCGTCCTTATGGAATGCCCCCCGGAGCATCCCCTGGTGCAGGAAGAACAGTTGCTGCCGGTCCTGCCCCTGGTACGAGTACCGGACTTTGACGCCGCCCTGGAGCTGGCCGCCCAGGTGGAACACGGCTTCCAACACACAGCCATCATCCACAGCCAGGACGTCGGCCGCATTACGGCTTATGCCCGCAGGCTCCGCACCGACATCCTGGTGGCCAACGCCTCCTCGGCTGCCGGGTTAAATATCGGCGGCGAAGGGCATTTCAGCCACACCATCGCCAGCCCAACGGGCGAAGGCATCTGCACACCCAGGACCTACACCCGGGAGCAGCGAACGGTCATCGTCGGAGCGCTGCGGACGGTAGATTAGGAAAAAGAAACGCGAGCGGAGTGAATACCGCCTTGAAGGAAACAACCGGCAATCAACTGGACTTCGTTATAAATAAAATAGCCGCCGCCGGGGTGGTCGGCGCTGGCGGGGGCGGTTTCCCCACCGCCTTTAAACTAAAGACCCCAACCCCCATCCAGACCGTCATCATTAACGGGGCCGAGTGCGAACCCTTACTTAAAGTAGACCAGGAACTTATGGCCCGTTATCCGGCGGAACTCCTGGCCGCCTTAGCCGCAGTAGTTCGTGCCACCGGTGCCCAAACAGGGGTTATAGCCCTCAAAGAAAAATACCGGGTTGCCCATGCCGCCCTGGCCGGAGAAATAAGGAATTACCCCGGCCTAAAGCTCCACCTCCTGCCGGACGTCTACCCCATGGGGGACGAGCACTTGTTAACCCATAGCGTTACCAGCAGGACCATACCGCCCGGGGGGCTACCTCTACAGGCAGGAGCGGTAGTTCTAAACGTCGAGACCTTATACAATATCCACCAGGCCCTGGAAGGCAAACCTGTAACCCATAAGTTTGTTACCGTCACCGGTGCCGTCCGGCAGCCCCTCACCGCCAGGATACCTGTTGGCACCCCGGTGCGGGAACTCCTGGCCCTGGCCGGCGGGCCGGTTGCAGACCAATACCTTGTTATCGCCGGCGGCCCCTGTATGGGCCAGGTTATAAGCATAAATGCGCCGGTTACCAAAACCACCAAGGGCCTTATCGTCCTGCCCCTGGACCATCCCCTGTCGGCGGCTTACCGGCGGGATCTGGACCGGGAGTTGAAGATTGCCCTCAAGGTTTGCTGCCAGTGCATGCAGTGCAGCGACTTTTGCCCGCGGCACCTTTTAGGCCATCCCCTGGAACCCCACCGGGTCATGCGGGCGATTACCTATGGCCTGGCCGATACGACCCTGCCCCAGGCCCTCCTTTGCAGCGAATGCGGCCTCTGCGACCTTTACGCCTGCCCCTTCGGCCTTTCCCCGCGGCAGGTCAACAGGAAAATAAAAGCCGAACTGCGGCAAAGAGGGTTCCGGGCCGGCCCCTGGCAGGCTGCCGCCCCGTCCCCCCTCCGGGAAGGACGGCAGGTTCCCACACAACGCCTGATCGACCGCCTGGGCCTAAAAGAATATTCCGCCCGCCCGGTAACTTTTTGGGAAGAAAACATTACGGTTA belongs to Moorella humiferrea and includes:
- a CDS encoding 4Fe-4S dicluster domain-containing protein — protein: MKETTGNQLDFVINKIAAAGVVGAGGGGFPTAFKLKTPTPIQTVIINGAECEPLLKVDQELMARYPAELLAALAAVVRATGAQTGVIALKEKYRVAHAALAGEIRNYPGLKLHLLPDVYPMGDEHLLTHSVTSRTIPPGGLPLQAGAVVLNVETLYNIHQALEGKPVTHKFVTVTGAVRQPLTARIPVGTPVRELLALAGGPVADQYLVIAGGPCMGQVISINAPVTKTTKGLIVLPLDHPLSAAYRRDLDRELKIALKVCCQCMQCSDFCPRHLLGHPLEPHRVMRAITYGLADTTLPQALLCSECGLCDLYACPFGLSPRQVNRKIKAELRQRGFRAGPWQAAAPSPLREGRQVPTQRLIDRLGLKEYSARPVTFWEENITVNRVHLPLRQGAGAVPRPVVKVGDRVEKGDLLACIEDSSLGASLHASIGGTIIALNNEIVIEGGGD
- a CDS encoding BMC domain-containing protein, with product MKDGALGLIETKGLVAAIEAADAMLKAAGVELAGIEKIGSGLVTVMVTGDVGAVKAATEAGAAAAGRLGEIVAVHVIPRPHMDLSRILPA
- a CDS encoding aldehyde dehydrogenase family protein, translating into MIDETTIASIVAEVLKNIQQQSPQAAGTTPVTAGGGAGQGRLSQAGSKTSSGDKGVYSDLNAAIHAAKRAQQELVKLSLKTRGNIVAAIRRAAIENVETIARLAHEETGYGRIEDKIQKKLYAARLTPGLEDLKTEAISGDNGLILIERTPFGLIASIEPATHPGSCVINHAISMVAAGNSIIFLPHPKGLKTAQYLVRLFNTAIQEAGGPEDLLVVGDRVSLENLDLVLSHPDVDLVVATGGPEVVNRALRSGKKAIAAGPGNPPVVVDETVKDLAYAARCIVDGAAFDNTVLCIAEKVIIAVAAIADELIFQLQNHGAYLVQDESDKEKLIRTILPDGKRFHPDLIGRDAAVILKQAGISAPENTRIVLMECPPEHPLVQEEQLLPVLPLVRVPDFDAALELAAQVEHGFQHTAIIHSQDVGRITAYARRLRTDILVANASSAAGLNIGGEGHFSHTIASPTGEGICTPRTYTREQRTVIVGALRTVD